One window of the Dreissena polymorpha isolate Duluth1 chromosome 5, UMN_Dpol_1.0, whole genome shotgun sequence genome contains the following:
- the LOC127831820 gene encoding heat shock 70 kDa protein 12A-like translates to MALIVASIDFGTTFSGWAYSFVHDHDNNPADVKSRNWNSGTFITSKAPTCVLIKSDGTTLEAFGYDAESKYAELAAEENHTDVYFFQTFKMKLFDNEGTIGNSTLLEDETGKKLKALTVFSLTIKYLVDDVMDSLNKQITNGVNKNDINWVLTVPAIWDEHAKQFMRTAAREAGIEMGHLSLALEPEAASIYCRHIKMSREENSTGADISTFQPGTRYLICDAGGGTVDITVHEVTSDMKLKEIEKASGGAWGGTKVNDAFKQFIDTLAGGAVMQVLKENHMDDFIELMRSFELKKRECKPSASGSVVLRFPTTLQEVVRNVTKKSFTEQIARSPFQGEVKLIKDKLKCDITVVSSLFDGPVRSIVDHLSTLVSKFRDNPINQIVLVGGFSESPLLQEAVRSAFPGKHVKIPHDAGLAVMKGAVIFGHNKRQIVSRIARFTYGIRCAYNSSVHGTATLNNKDMEKCFYKLITNGQSVSENESAGSGYFSPMTGDSCYVVDVYATKEINPVVVAGQGCFLIGSFTVNCKDKNGKISETFLNMYFGGTEIVVKATLETTGEEIAATFDLPD, encoded by the exons ATGGCTCTGATTGTGGCAAGTATAGATTTCGGCACCACCTTTTCGGGATGGGCGTATTCCTTCGTGCATGATCACGACAATAACCCTGCTGATGTTAAGTCCAGAAACTGGAATTCAGGAACTTTTATAACAAGCAAAG CGCCAACATGCGTACTGATTAAATCAGATGGAACAACACTCGAAGCCTTCGGCTACGACGCAGAAAGTAAATATGCAGAGCTCGCTGCAGAAGAAAATCACACTGATGTTTACTTCTTTCAGACATTTAAGATGAAGTTGTTCGATAATGAG GGAACCATAGGAAATTCTACGCTCTTAGAGGATGAAACTGGAAAGAAACTGAAGGCATTGACCGTATTCTCGTTAACAATAAAATACCTTGTTGACGATGTGATGGACTCTCTCAATAAGCAAATAACAAATGGCGTTAACAAAAATGACATCAACTGGGTTCTGACGGTACCAGCTATTTGGGACGAACATGCAAAACAGTTTATGAGGACAGCAGCCAGAGAA gcTGGAATAGAAATGGGTCATCTCAGCCTTGCACTTGAGCCCGAAGCTGCTTCCATCTACTGCAGGCACATTAAAATGTCAAGAGAAGAGAACTCCACTGGTGCGGATATTTCAACATTCCAGCCTGGCACGCGGTACCTGATTTGTGATGCTGGAG GTGGAACTGTTGACATAACAGTTCACGAAGTGACATCAGATATGAAACTAAAAGAGATAGAGAAAGCCAGCGGTGGTGCATGGGGAGGTACAAAGGTCAACGACGCCTTTAAACAGTTCATCGATACATTGGCAG GCGGTGCTGTTATGCAGGTCTTGAAAGAAAATCACATGGACGATTTTATAGAATTAATGAGGTCATTCGAACTCAAGAAGAGAGAGTGCAAGCCGTCAGCATCAGGAAGCGTAGTTTTGAGATTCCCTACAACGTTGCAGGAAGTTGTCCGTAATGTAACAAAGAAAAGCTTCACAGAACAAATTGCCCGGTCGCCATTTCAGGGTGAAGTAAAGCTTATCAAAGATAAGCTCAAATGTGATATTACGGTTGTATCCTCGCTATTTGATGGACCTGTTAGAAGCATTGTTGATCACTTATCAACACTAGTGTCAAAGTTCCGAGACAATCCTATCAATCAGATCGTCCTGGTCGGTGGCTTCTCTGAATCGCCTTTGCTGCAGGAGGCAGTGAGGAGTGCCTTTCCAGGAAAGCACGTGAAAATTCCACATGACGCAGGACTGGCTGTTATGAAAGGTGCCGTGATATTTGGGCACAACAAACGTCAAATTGTGTCAAGAATTGCAAGGTTTACGTATGGCATAAGGTGTGCATACAACTCGTCTGTTCACGGCACGGCCACGCTTAATAACAAGGATATGGAGAAATGCTTTTACAAACTTATTACCAATGGGCAGTCTGTATCGGAAAACGAATCGGCTGGAAGCGGGTACTTTTCGCCTATGACAGGTGACTCGTGTTACGTTGTTGACGTATATGCTACAAAAGAGATAAATCCTGTTGTTGTTGCTGGTCAAGGATGCTTTTTAATTGGCTCATTTACTGTGAACTGCAAAGACAAAAACGGAAAGATTTCTGAAACATTTCTTAACATGTACTTTGGTGGAACAGAAATTGTTGTTAAAGCTACACTGGAAACAACCGGTGAAGAAATAGCAGCAACATTTGATCTTCCAGACTGA